Proteins encoded by one window of Gemmatimonadota bacterium:
- a CDS encoding menaquinone biosynthesis decarboxylase, whose protein sequence is MTLESLPEFIAAIDRLGHLVRIRQPVRTHLEIAEIADRTMKLPGGGPALLFERPVMPDGRESSIPVAINLYGSHERMRLAMGVGALDEIGDRISEMVNMKVPDGLMGKLSMLPKLAEMSKFPPRTRSGRPPCQEIVLQGDEIDLDTIPFLQTWPDDGGRYITLPMVITRDPGRGTRNVGMYRVQVQGKRELAMHWQRHKTGAAHWREMAERGETMPVVIALGGDPVSVYSGSAPLPPGIDEFLFAGFIRKQPVELARAVTCDLEVPAEAEIVIEGHIDPREALVMEGPFGDHTGFYSLADLYPRVHVTAVTMKKKPVYAATLVGRPPMEDFYLGHATERIFLPLLKLTVPEIVDYHMPAAGIFHNLVFVSINKQYPGQAYKVMHALWGQGLMSLSKVLIIVDHDVNVQDSEEVWWIALNNIDPKRDTEFARGPVDVLDHASQAFTFGSKMGIDATRKWPEEGFTREWPEKIVMDDETRAKIDAIWSTLGITG, encoded by the coding sequence ATGACACTTGAGTCCCTCCCTGAGTTCATTGCGGCGATTGACCGCCTCGGTCACCTGGTCCGGATTCGCCAGCCCGTGCGCACCCACCTCGAGATTGCCGAGATCGCCGACCGGACGATGAAGCTTCCCGGTGGCGGGCCAGCGTTGCTCTTTGAACGCCCGGTGATGCCCGATGGTCGCGAGAGCAGCATCCCGGTGGCGATCAATCTCTACGGCTCTCACGAACGGATGCGGCTGGCCATGGGTGTCGGCGCGCTCGACGAGATCGGCGACCGGATCAGCGAGATGGTCAACATGAAGGTTCCCGACGGGCTGATGGGAAAGCTCTCGATGCTGCCGAAGCTGGCGGAAATGTCGAAGTTTCCGCCGCGCACCAGGTCGGGTCGGCCGCCCTGTCAGGAGATCGTGCTGCAGGGAGATGAGATCGACCTCGACACTATTCCCTTCCTTCAGACCTGGCCCGACGACGGCGGCCGCTACATCACCCTGCCGATGGTGATCACCCGCGACCCGGGTCGGGGCACTCGCAATGTCGGGATGTACCGGGTGCAGGTGCAGGGAAAGCGCGAACTCGCGATGCACTGGCAGCGCCACAAGACCGGCGCCGCGCACTGGCGCGAGATGGCCGAGCGGGGCGAGACGATGCCGGTGGTGATTGCCCTCGGCGGCGACCCGGTGAGCGTCTATTCGGGTTCGGCGCCACTGCCGCCCGGGATCGACGAATTTCTCTTTGCCGGTTTCATTCGCAAGCAGCCGGTGGAACTTGCGCGAGCGGTCACGTGCGACCTCGAGGTCCCGGCCGAAGCGGAGATCGTGATCGAGGGCCACATCGACCCGCGCGAGGCGCTGGTGATGGAAGGGCCATTCGGGGATCACACCGGCTTCTATTCGCTCGCTGATCTCTATCCGCGAGTGCACGTCACGGCCGTGACGATGAAGAAGAAGCCGGTGTATGCGGCCACGCTCGTCGGCCGGCCGCCGATGGAGGATTTCTACCTCGGCCACGCCACCGAGCGGATCTTCCTGCCGTTGCTGAAGCTCACGGTACCCGAGATCGTCGACTACCACATGCCGGCCGCCGGCATCTTCCACAATCTGGTGTTTGTGAGCATCAACAAGCAGTATCCCGGTCAGGCCTACAAGGTGATGCACGCGCTCTGGGGTCAGGGACTCATGTCGCTGTCCAAGGTGCTGATCATCGTCGATCACGATGTCAATGTGCAGGACAGCGAAGAAGTCTGGTGGATCGCCCTCAACAACATCGACCCGAAGCGGGATACCGAATTTGCGCGCGGGCCGGTGGACGTGCTTGACCACGCCTCGCAGGCGTTCACCTTCGGCAGCAAGATGGGAATTGACGCGACGCGGAAATGGCCAGAAGAAGGCTTTACCCGGGAGTGGCCCGAGAAGATCGTGATGGACGACGAGACCAGGGCGAAGATTGATGCGATCTGGTCGACGCTCGGCATCACGGGATGA
- a CDS encoding sigma-70 family RNA polymerase sigma factor has protein sequence MSGLSPAAYQVLSDQDVVRHAVQGRESAYRELIRRYQRPVFSLVYRMVRDRELAEDLTQETFIKVLNAIDSYRPEYKFSSWIFKIANNASIDHLRRRGLNTLSLDGSPHAESADAIEATTLQIGDGAENQLDEVASRELGSQIEVAINQLRPEYRSCIILRHIDGRPYEEIAEMLDLPLGTVKTYIHRARNELRILLADTRE, from the coding sequence GTGAGCGGCCTGTCGCCTGCCGCCTATCAGGTCCTCTCCGACCAGGACGTGGTTCGCCACGCGGTTCAGGGGCGCGAGTCGGCCTACCGCGAGCTCATCCGCCGCTATCAGCGTCCCGTCTTCTCGCTGGTGTACCGGATGGTCCGTGACCGCGAACTGGCCGAGGACCTGACTCAGGAGACCTTCATCAAGGTCCTCAACGCCATCGACAGCTATCGCCCCGAATACAAGTTCTCGAGCTGGATCTTCAAGATTGCCAACAACGCGTCGATCGATCATCTCCGGCGCCGTGGCCTCAACACCCTCTCGCTCGATGGCTCGCCCCACGCGGAGAGCGCCGACGCCATCGAGGCCACCACGCTTCAGATCGGCGATGGCGCCGAGAATCAACTCGATGAGGTCGCCTCGCGCGAACTCGGCTCCCAGATCGAAGTCGCGATCAATCAGCTCCGCCCCGAATACCGCAGCTGCATCATCCTGCGTCACATCGATGGCCGTCCGTATGAAGAGATCGCCGAGATGCTCGATCTCCCGCTGGGCACTGTGAAGACCTATATCCACCGGGCCCGTAACGAGCTCCGGATCCTGCTGGCTGATACCCGTGAGTGA
- a CDS encoding ubiquinone/menaquinone biosynthesis methyltransferase, producing the protein MPVIEQPLPVTGGDAKREYVREVFTGIAPRYDQLNHLLSLNADRRWRRAAVNLLGWEAEPGGRYLDLCAGTLDLAAELGNRPGFEGEVIAADFVPAMLVRGAGKSARVRPAAADALRLPFDDGIFAGATVGFGVRNLMDLDAGLREAARVLAPGARFVVLEFTVPHWQPLRALYLGYFRHVLPRIGRLVSKHTSAYDWLPASVLAFPDPPALAARMEAAGFASVRWELLWGGIVALHVGVRKPL; encoded by the coding sequence ATGCCTGTCATCGAGCAGCCCTTACCGGTCACCGGTGGTGACGCCAAGCGCGAATACGTCCGCGAGGTGTTCACCGGGATCGCGCCACGTTACGACCAGCTGAACCATCTTCTCTCGCTCAACGCGGACCGGCGCTGGCGCCGAGCCGCCGTCAATCTCCTGGGCTGGGAGGCGGAACCGGGCGGCAGGTATCTCGATCTCTGTGCGGGAACGCTCGATCTCGCCGCCGAGCTGGGGAATCGCCCCGGCTTCGAAGGAGAGGTCATCGCGGCGGATTTCGTGCCGGCAATGCTGGTGCGCGGGGCGGGGAAATCGGCCCGGGTTCGGCCCGCTGCCGCCGACGCGCTGCGCCTCCCGTTTGACGACGGGATCTTTGCTGGAGCCACCGTTGGCTTTGGCGTGCGCAATCTGATGGACCTGGATGCCGGGCTCCGGGAAGCGGCGCGCGTTCTGGCGCCTGGCGCGCGATTCGTGGTGCTGGAATTCACGGTGCCGCACTGGCAGCCGCTGCGGGCACTCTATCTCGGCTATTTCCGCCACGTGCTGCCGCGCATCGGCCGGCTCGTGTCGAAACATACGAGCGCCTACGACTGGCTACCAGCGTCGGTGCTCGCCTTTCCCGATCCACCGGCCCTCGCCGCCCGGATGGAGGCCGCCGGCTTCGCGTCGGTACGCTGGGAACTCCTCTGGGGCGGGATTGTCGCCCTCCACGTCGGGGTCCGGAAACCACTATGA